The proteins below are encoded in one region of Sulfolobus sp. A20:
- a CDS encoding zinc ribbon domain-containing protein gives MWQFYCYQGNKFNLNIWSYRKLIEAIVDKLYEYGIKVFLVVEYNTSRFCAFHDVEVSGKPRGVINCPLGHTQ, from the coding sequence ATCTGGCAATTTTACTGCTATCAAGGTAATAAGTTCAATCTGAATATTTGGTCTTATCGTAAACTCATCGAGGCTATAGTTGACAAGCTCTATGAATACGGCATAAAGGTGTTTCTAGTTGTTGAATACAATACTTCACGTTTCTGTGCTTTCCATGACGTTGAAGTGAGTGGGAAGCCTAGGGGAGTTATCAATTGCCCTTTAGGTCATACGCAGTGA
- a CDS encoding cyclase family protein, translating into MENALEQLLYNLNIEKGSNGTFFKIKRMDELKNLIQKGFVIQLSKVLYNGWFIKTHGPVHMSRLTTYRDAKRKYKDKDIPEGTGFATMRLSLCDHSGTHLDGLNHVSERGELFGKIKIEEVEEDIEGFNTLDITSIPPIITRGILFYTPKDRVEEVTVNDLKNALGNIKVEKGDAAIIYTGWKDYTDEEPGIGLEGAKWLAEMGFRLVGNDSPRSEYITRGTKDFFPVHRFLIAQNGILLIDNMYLDDLVDSLQEEKRKDFLLIVIPLRLRGATASPVNPIAII; encoded by the coding sequence ATGGAAAACGCTTTGGAACAACTTCTTTATAATCTGAATATAGAGAAAGGCAGTAACGGTACATTTTTTAAGATAAAGAGAATGGATGAATTGAAAAATCTAATCCAGAAGGGGTTTGTAATTCAGCTATCTAAGGTTTTATATAATGGCTGGTTCATTAAAACTCATGGTCCAGTTCACATGTCAAGATTGACTACTTATAGAGATGCAAAAAGGAAGTATAAGGATAAGGATATACCAGAGGGAACGGGGTTTGCCACTATGAGGTTAAGCCTATGTGACCATTCTGGTACTCATTTAGATGGTTTAAATCACGTTTCAGAAAGGGGAGAGCTATTTGGAAAGATAAAAATTGAGGAGGTTGAAGAAGATATAGAAGGTTTCAATACTTTGGATATAACATCTATACCTCCCATCATAACTAGGGGAATACTATTTTATACTCCTAAGGATAGAGTGGAAGAAGTGACGGTAAATGACCTAAAGAACGCTCTAGGAAATATAAAGGTTGAAAAGGGGGACGCAGCGATAATATATACGGGTTGGAAAGATTACACTGATGAAGAACCGGGTATAGGCCTAGAAGGTGCTAAATGGTTAGCGGAAATGGGCTTTAGACTAGTTGGGAATGATTCTCCTAGGAGCGAATATATAACGAGAGGTACTAAGGATTTCTTCCCCGTTCATAGATTCCTCATAGCTCAGAACGGAATTTTGCTTATAGATAACATGTATTTAGATGATTTAGTTGATAGTTTACAAGAGGAGAAGAGAAAGGATTTCTTATTAATAGTTATTCCGCTAAGGCTTAGAGGTGCAACTGCATCCCCGGTGAATCCTATAGCTATCATATGA
- a CDS encoding MFS transporter — MVSMKTKAIISTTLGIGFEWYDFFLYGLLSTIIAREFFPSSVPLLSLLLTYLVFFIGFLGRPLGGIIFGYLGDKYGRIYSLIFTLLFAGLSSLIVAILPTYYQIGIIAPILLAVMRLIDGIGLGGEWGGSFSLTSEYVSLNRRGYYSGILQATVSIATLLISALSILLTSILGANGFDTIGWRILFAIGFVIAILAVIIRLRIEDSPVFKKLQDKGKIERNPLFKAAKGYWKYIIAALFLVGIFNGVWYYVNYTLSISYATSLAKEFHYPAVSLTVVDFAILIVSIIGIFASPLFGLLSDKIGRKYQMLIDAVFGIIFAYFYFSMLRSGNPELVITAITVSGLFVYYLAGAITPAVLVELFPPQVRYTAISMAYQIGVGLLGGSSPLLLTYLIGVTHDINMPVYYMIGTGIIALIATLVIGETKGRSYEGEEEIATTR, encoded by the coding sequence ATGGTCTCAATGAAAACAAAGGCAATAATAAGTACAACGTTAGGAATAGGATTCGAGTGGTATGACTTCTTTTTATATGGACTGTTATCAACTATAATTGCTAGGGAGTTCTTTCCTTCATCAGTTCCATTATTATCATTACTGCTAACATACTTAGTCTTCTTTATAGGATTTTTAGGTAGACCACTAGGAGGCATAATCTTCGGCTATCTAGGGGATAAGTACGGTAGAATTTATTCACTAATATTTACCCTATTATTTGCTGGCTTAAGTTCACTTATTGTAGCTATACTTCCAACCTATTATCAGATTGGAATTATTGCTCCAATACTTCTTGCTGTGATGAGATTGATAGATGGGATAGGGTTAGGAGGCGAATGGGGTGGATCGTTTTCTCTAACTTCAGAATACGTAAGCCTTAATAGGAGAGGATACTATTCTGGCATATTACAAGCAACAGTGTCAATAGCAACATTACTCATTTCAGCTCTATCGATTCTGCTAACAAGTATATTAGGTGCTAATGGTTTTGATACAATAGGCTGGAGGATACTTTTTGCAATAGGTTTCGTAATAGCTATTTTAGCTGTAATCATTAGGCTTAGAATAGAGGACTCACCAGTGTTTAAAAAATTACAAGATAAGGGTAAAATAGAGAGAAATCCATTATTTAAGGCAGCAAAAGGTTATTGGAAGTATATAATAGCTGCATTGTTCCTAGTTGGGATATTTAATGGTGTATGGTATTACGTAAACTATACCCTTTCAATATCTTATGCTACGTCTCTAGCTAAGGAATTCCATTACCCGGCAGTGTCCTTAACTGTTGTAGACTTTGCAATTTTAATAGTATCAATAATAGGAATTTTTGCATCTCCTCTATTTGGTCTACTATCTGATAAAATAGGAAGAAAATATCAAATGTTAATCGATGCGGTATTTGGGATAATATTCGCCTATTTCTACTTCTCTATGTTAAGGAGTGGGAATCCAGAATTAGTGATTACGGCAATAACAGTTTCAGGTTTGTTTGTATACTATTTAGCTGGAGCTATTACACCGGCTGTACTAGTTGAACTATTCCCTCCACAAGTTAGATATACCGCAATTTCAATGGCTTATCAGATAGGTGTAGGGCTTTTAGGAGGAAGCTCTCCCTTATTATTAACTTATTTAATAGGAGTTACACATGATATTAATATGCCAGTATATTACATGATAGG
- a CDS encoding helix-turn-helix domain-containing protein, translating into MKRNVLISTEISHDNCWTEITQKYDVKIKLIDQNFLNDRWFSSTILIIGKDSKSFISSMRKFSKLKISKIEKISDLGYLLEFLYGKDNAVSKLLKKHDAIVIEHKINDGLERWKFIIQEGNLGTLKEELDKRGEIRKLYSMRFEELGLSQRNIQILRDAYKLGYFDTPRKISIYELSEALGIKPNTLIYHIRRAEKSILKAFLDDQFDIF; encoded by the coding sequence ATGAAAAGAAATGTTTTAATTTCAACAGAGATCTCACATGATAATTGCTGGACGGAAATTACCCAAAAATATGATGTCAAAATAAAGTTGATAGATCAGAACTTTCTTAATGACAGATGGTTCTCTTCTACGATACTAATTATAGGAAAGGATTCTAAAAGCTTCATAAGTAGTATGAGAAAATTTAGTAAATTAAAAATTAGCAAGATAGAGAAGATAAGTGACTTAGGTTATTTATTAGAATTCCTTTATGGTAAAGATAATGCCGTCTCTAAACTTTTGAAAAAACATGACGCAATCGTAATCGAACACAAGATAAATGATGGATTAGAGAGATGGAAATTTATAATACAAGAAGGTAATTTGGGTACCCTTAAAGAGGAGTTAGATAAGAGAGGAGAGATCAGAAAGCTATACTCCATGAGGTTTGAGGAATTAGGATTAAGTCAGAGAAATATACAGATATTAAGAGATGCGTATAAGTTAGGATATTTTGATACTCCCAGAAAAATAAGCATTTACGAGCTATCTGAAGCCTTAGGTATTAAACCTAACACCCTCATATATCACATAAGAAGAGCGGAGAAATCAATCCTAAAGGCTTTCCTCGATGATCAGTTTGACATATTTTAA
- a CDS encoding XdhC family protein: MGSLDFIKRVEELMEKGEEFAVVEVVNAEGPSSLKAGNKLIVKSDGSYEGWIGGFCIKEEIIKNSLEVINMRVPKFLHLKTCHGGTVYLYIEPMVGKREIIIAGDNPITHYLEKLGADMGFSLIKVSDPGEINQVKVSKNSFALIATMGERDHEFAEALLNSNVKYIGVVASRKRGEEILSYLRSKGYGEDLISRIKIPAGIDINAVFPDEIAVSILAEIIKVGKEAKAKNEYEIFEDPVCGMSVSKSSPYFSTFNGKVYYFCSKHCKDSFESNPKNYIK; the protein is encoded by the coding sequence ATGGGTTCTCTTGACTTCATAAAGAGAGTTGAAGAGTTAATGGAAAAAGGAGAGGAATTTGCAGTAGTAGAAGTGGTAAATGCTGAAGGTCCAAGTTCATTAAAAGCTGGGAATAAACTTATCGTTAAATCTGATGGTTCATATGAGGGTTGGATTGGTGGTTTTTGCATTAAAGAAGAGATAATAAAGAATTCATTAGAAGTAATTAATATGAGGGTTCCAAAATTTTTACATTTAAAGACTTGTCATGGTGGTACAGTTTATTTATATATCGAGCCTATGGTAGGTAAAAGAGAGATAATAATAGCCGGGGATAATCCTATAACTCACTATCTAGAGAAGTTAGGGGCTGATATGGGATTTAGTCTAATTAAAGTTAGTGATCCAGGTGAAATTAATCAAGTTAAGGTTAGTAAAAACTCGTTTGCGTTAATTGCCACTATGGGCGAGAGAGATCATGAATTCGCTGAAGCATTACTCAACTCTAACGTGAAGTATATAGGAGTCGTAGCTAGTAGAAAGAGAGGAGAAGAGATTTTATCTTACCTAAGGAGTAAGGGATATGGAGAGGATTTGATATCAAGGATTAAGATTCCCGCTGGTATAGATATAAACGCCGTATTTCCCGATGAGATAGCTGTAAGCATCCTAGCTGAGATTATAAAGGTCGGAAAAGAGGCTAAGGCGAAAAATGAGTATGAAATATTTGAAGATCCAGTTTGTGGTATGTCTGTATCTAAGTCGTCTCCTTACTTTTCAACTTTTAACGGTAAGGTTTACTATTTCTGTAGTAAGCATTGTAAAGACAGTTTCGAGTCTAATCCTAAAAATTATATTAAATAA